The following is a genomic window from Bacteroidia bacterium.
TGAGTGACATCATCTGCACGTCGAGCAGCGCCGAGACCATACTCGCCAAAATCCCCGCGGATGTCCCCATCCTTTTTTCGCCCGATAAAAATCTTGGCGGTTATGTGCGCGCGAAGACCGGACGCGAGATGCTGCTCTGGCAGGGGGTGTGCACTGTCCATGAGGCCTTCAGCGAAGCGCATATTTCGGTGCTCATCGAGGAACATCCCGACGCCGAGCTCATCGCGCATCCCGAATGCGAGGCAGCGGTGTTGCGCCATGCGGGATTCATCGGCTCCACCAGCGCACTCCTTCGTTACGTGCAGGAAGGGCCGGTCCGCAGCTATATCGTCGCCACCGAAGCAGGAATTCTGCATCAGATGCGCAAAGCCGCACCGGAAAATGAGTATATTCCGGCACCGCCGGAAAACGGCTGTCTGTGCAACGTGTGCGATTACATGAAGGTGCATACGCTGCGGAAGCTTCATCAGTGTATGCTGCGCCGTTCTCCTGCGGTGCGTGTGGCGGAAGATATCCGGTCGCGTGCATTGCGGCCGATACAACGCATGATCGAACTCCACGATGCCGATGCAAGCCGCGCAGCCGCGATACTCGCGGAGATCGAACTGCCATTTCAGGGCTGAACGGTAGCGCAGCCGAGCAGGCAACGTACCTGACTATTTGATTCCATTTCCATTCTATCAAGAGGTTGTTATGAAGAAACTGCTCCAGATCCTGCTGCTTACCGCGGTCCTGGCCGGCAGCGCCAGTGCTCAGCAGCTCGTGGATCTGTTCCATTATCAGGCGGAACAGAACTTTACCCTGCTCGGACTTCCCGCAGGCGCCATGGCCATCACGCGCTTCGAGGTTGAGGACGCGGCGGCTCTGCATGAAATCAACGTGTGGTTCTACAATCAGGAACAGGCCGGCGACAGTGTCATCGTGTACCTGTTCGGCAAGGAAGGCGGCGGTGCGTTTCCACTGCTCCTGAGTCCGCTGGCCACAATACGCGCCTTCGTGCCGGGACAGTTCAACAACCTCGTGCGCTTCACCTTCGATCAGCAGAAGCCCACGTTTACACGACCCACAAATTTCTTCGTCGGTGTGAGAATATTCGGCACCAACGTCAAGGTCCGCATGGACAACATTACGCAGACCCCGACCTGTGCGACCAGTGCCGGCGATACACTGTACACCAGCTCCTACTGGCAGGATCTTCAACCGCCGTACATTCCCTTCAACGGCCGGCTTGCGAACGGCATGGCCACGAACAACTGGTATGTGGGCGTGAAGGTGGAGTATAATCCCGTGAGTCAGACGGGCTTTACGGAATCGACGCTGCTCGCAGGTCTCACCATGCCGCCCAGCGGCCGCCGCATGTCGTGGGCGGATTTCGACGGCGACGGGTATCAGGATTTGCTCTATGGAAAGCATCTGCTCCGCAATAACGGCAGCGGGCGTTTCGTCGACATATCCAGCCAGGTCGGCTACGATGGCGGAAGCATTATCAACATGTTTGCCGATATCGACAATGACGGTGATCTCGACATCGTGTGTTCTCCCGAGACCTGGATTTACGTCAACAACGGCGGGCAGTTCACCAAAGACACCGAACCGGGCTTTAGTCCTGGCCGCAATTCCACCGCCATGGCCATCGCCGATTACGACAACGACAATTATCTCGATATGTTCGTTGCCAACGGCGAATACATGTACATGAAGAATCCCGCCAACAATCGTGATTCAGCGCTTGTACGCGGCGCGGCCTGGGAAGCGTTTCTCTACGGAAACTCCAACAACGGCAAATTCCGTGATGTCAAAGGCATGATACTCGGCGGGTACCGGAGCGGTGCCTTCGGACGCAATCCCTACGACAATCAGCAGACGGTACAGGGCTACCGGCCGATCACCGGCGCCATGTGGGTGGATATTGATCTCGATGGCGACATGGATCTTTACGCTTCGGTGGACCGTCTGCAACCGAACTACATGTGGGAAAACCAGGGCAACGGATTTTTCCGCGATGTAGCCATGCAGCACGGCCTGCAGGGTGTGGTCAAGACCGATCCCGATTATATCGGCCTGTTCGGCAACACCAAGGGATGCGACTTCATTGATTACGACAATGACGGGGATCCGGATCTCTTCACCGGCGAGGCAGCCGAGCAATGGCGCCTCCTTGCGGGTGATCTGACTTCCGTGTGGTCCAACAGCGGGAAGCCCAACAGCCAGTTCAGCCAGGTGGCCAACACGACCAGCAAGATCGAATTCCAGATGCAGTGGGGCGATGTGGCCTGGGGCGATTTCGATAATGATGGTATCCCCGATGTTTTCATCACCTCCGGTGAAAACTGCTACAATGCCACACTTCTTCATCAGCAGCCGGATCAGAGCTTCGCGAACCTGACGTATCAGATGGGTATCAATGCGGAGAACAGTCTCGGCGCGGTGTGGGTGGATTACGACAACGACGGTGATCTGGATCTCTGCGTGGCCGCGGAAACCGGTATCAAATTGTATCGCAACGACATGCCGAAGCAGTTCAACTGGATTGCATTCAACCTGCGTACACGCACA
Proteins encoded in this region:
- a CDS encoding FG-GAP-like repeat-containing protein, with the protein product MKKLLQILLLTAVLAGSASAQQLVDLFHYQAEQNFTLLGLPAGAMAITRFEVEDAAALHEINVWFYNQEQAGDSVIVYLFGKEGGGAFPLLLSPLATIRAFVPGQFNNLVRFTFDQQKPTFTRPTNFFVGVRIFGTNVKVRMDNITQTPTCATSAGDTLYTSSYWQDLQPPYIPFNGRLANGMATNNWYVGVKVEYNPVSQTGFTESTLLAGLTMPPSGRRMSWADFDGDGYQDLLYGKHLLRNNGSGRFVDISSQVGYDGGSIINMFADIDNDGDLDIVCSPETWIYVNNGGQFTKDTEPGFSPGRNSTAMAIADYDNDNYLDMFVANGEYMYMKNPANNRDSALVRGAAWEAFLYGNSNNGKFRDVKGMILGGYRSGAFGRNPYDNQQTVQGYRPITGAMWVDIDLDGDMDLYASVDRLQPNYMWENQGNGFFRDVAMQHGLQGVVKTDPDYIGLFGNTKGCDFIDYDNDGDPDLFTGEAAEQWRLLAGDLTSVWSNSGKPNSQFSQVANTTSKIEFQMQWGDVAWGDFDNDGIPDVFITSGENCYNATLLHQQPDQSFANLTYQMGINAENSLGAVWVDYDNDGDLDLCVAAETGIKLYRNDMPKQFNWIAFNLRTRTSNVYGVGSRIEVVAGGKKYTRWITIGKGAGSQAPFVQHVGIGAATAVDSAVFVLPNGERFSLINPEINKLHNILEPEPVDVDELATAQAIALQQNYPNPFSRSANSTTRISYDMASPGNVTLHVYDSRGAIVRTLVSGYNTAGTHSVNWDGTAESGLTVATGTYTCVLTVNGTTATRQMVVVK